The sequence acatctgaaatgtgaccctgactacaccctgctttatgtaagacgtcaaaagccaaaaaggttggaaaccactgatttCATCTTGAACCATGTGTTGTGTtataaaagcttgttatattatccattgtgtcaaatcttcatctgaaaagtaattaaagcgtcaaataaatgtagtggagtagaaagtacaatatttccctctgcaATGTGGTGAAGtgtaagtataaagtagcatcaaatggaaatactcatgtaaagtacaagtacctcaaaattgaccttaagtacagtacttgagtaaatgtacttagttacttttcaccactgtCTAGTTGACTGTTTTCTGGCACAGTGTGTAATACTTGAGTGGTAAAACTGGTTTTATTGGATttgctttgtttattttgtaacagACACTGTAATAGACACTGTTTCACTGCACAGTTGGTAAGCGTGTAGCAGAGTTTACAACACTTTGCACGCAAatagtttctctctctctctctctctcacacacacacacacacacacacacacacacacacacacacacacacacacacacacacacacacacacacaaaatacttggCCTCAAGAAGAATTATGAAAGATTTAAACATCATGTTCAGACAGGTGATGGCAGATGGGTCACACTCCATTACAGTAGGTGGCGATAAAGCTCCGGATCACAGTCATTGTTTACTATAACACAAGAAGCAGTGCTCGTCGCTGGCTTTCTGGCTAGCTTGGTGagattatttgttgtttttttatgacacCTACTCCGCGTTTTCCTTTTAGAGGTTACTCCTTATCTTCATCGTTATAGCTCAGAAGATGATAATAgtgatttctgtctttctgtatcATGTGATTAACGGAGCAAAGCGAGCTCGTCCCATTAGAGCTGAAGTTAGCTATTAAGCTAACTGTAGCATTAGCTGGCAGTTACCCACAGCTGTTAGGTAAAACAtgattcactttattttattatttttattagatCTAGATGTCCTTCAGTATATTTACATTCGCCCCAGGATCTTCATTATGTTGGTTGTTTTGGAAATAGTTGTCAATTGAAGTAAGTTAACTGATAACATAACATACATTGTTATGTTTAGTCTCCTTGGTCGTTTTGCTGTAAGTAATGTTATATGCATGTAGTTTGTAATAATGTGGACTCATTAATATGAGTTACCTCAGCTGAACAACAACAAGTACTGAACTAAACGTTAAGgaagtctttgtttttgtccacaactcaaagatattcagtttattatcataaaagactaaagaaaccagaaaatattcacatttgaggagcagGAATCTGAGaatttcttttcttaaaaaaatggctcaaaccattaattgatcatcaaagTTGTTGGtgatttatttaattagttgtcaactaatcagttaaccgactaattgttgcagctcttctAATGATGCTAGGGGTTAACtaataattttctttctttaggTGTTTCATAAACGATGGATCAGAAAATTCCTTATGACGACTACCAGCTCCCAGTGGTGTTTCTCCCCTCTTATGAGAACCCACCAGCATGGATACCTCCACAAGAGGTATGTCACATCCTACTAGAGCCTCACTGTGTGCTTCAAAGCCAAACATAACTTTTCTGCTGAACCGTCCAGTTGCAAAGATGCAAAACAGTATGTGATGTCCCGTAACACCAATTTATACAGGTTGTTAAATCTTCCTCACAAGAATAGTTGAGCCCTCTGTGTCATGATGCCATCATTTTGGAAGTGGTACAGTATCACACTTTTCTGTGTGATATTTTCAGCGGGTTCATCACCCTGACTACAACAATGAGCTCACCCAGTTCCTACCTCGCACAATTGTACTGAAGAAACCTCCCGGAGCACAGCTGGGCTTCAATATCCGCGGGGGCAAAGCCTCACAGCTGGGAATCTTCATAtccaaggtgtgtgtgtgtctctggtgtttggtgtgttttcattcattcgCTAATTGTGTGCTTTTCAAAAATTTCCACATtgtgatttctgtgtgtgtgtgtgtgtatgtgtgtgtttgtgtgtgtgtgttggcaggtGGTCCCAGACTCTGATGCCCACAGAGCAGGGCTACAGGAGGGAGACCAGGTTCTTTCTGTGAATGAGGTTGATTTCCAAGATATAGAACACTCAAGAGTAAGTCAGAGTTGTActttcatgttattattatacagtatacatctATATAGAGGAGTGTTATTGATATTGAGAAATGAGGTTGCACATGTTAATAGATATATTTGAATTCACATCACTTGTTGATGACATCTTCACTGTGTACCTACAACAGAGTGCAGCTTCAACAAACATGTGATATCATTTTCTCTCCAGAATGTGGAGGATATTCATATGATACTATAAACACAACTTTTCAACTGAGATGTACAACAGGTATATTTATAAAAGATATGACATGCATATGTTGGgcaaattatttttctttgtaagTCACGACCGATTACTCTCTAAAAATATTTGTCCTTTTGGGTTATGACACCGTTACACAAATCGAAGTATCATTATGCAAACAAtgttaaatatagaaaaatacagCAGGCATCCACCGAGTCTTTGTCGGTGCGTCATAGCTGATCTGATCTCCCTGTGAAGGGGCAAAGATCACATTACCTCATTAAGGTGATCCCGATGTGGTATTTCTGACAACATTTGTGTCCTATCAATTGTTAATGAGTAATAACTTTTTTAATGTACTCTATTaagtttatttcttctttctttttaggCTGTAGAGATTCTGAAAACTGCACGAGAAATCCTGATGAGGGTTCGCTTCTTTCCTTACAGTAAGTCTGGTTTTACAGAATGCTATTAAAAAGCATTATGGCAATCTGAAAGTCATATAAATAGTCTGTCAGCCTCCAGAGTTGACATTTGCTATACCTTTGCTTTACAATGCAACTAGAAATGACCATTTATGTAGTTGCATCATTTCCTACATCTAGGAATATTACTGaacactgtttttaaatttgtattatTAGGTAAAATGCCTAACAATACTTCTATCTATACTTATTGTGAATATACAGTCCAGACcgtaagtatttggacagttacactGTCAACTCTGAGCCATGTGAGAGTTCTTTTGTGCGTGAACTAATGTTGAAACGACACACAGCTGCTCAAGAAACATTTAGTAGCCGAGTGTCCGGTTACATTTGAATCCCTTAACTTTGGGCACCACGTGTTAAAAGAGCTatatctcccacacagttctCTCTATAAAGCTGAGACTTGACACTTGAATGTAGtatccattttttttgtttcagatgaaatgtcctgaagaacaaaaacaatgtagCTTACGGTCTGGACTGTATAAGGCTTTCTGATCTAAAAACTACATTTAGATTTTGGTTACAGAAATGACGCCCATGTTTAAATTattgaagaggaaaaaaagaatcaaatgattgatttaatttatgTCGAGAGGATACATCCAGTaattatggaaaaaaatgttc comes from Thunnus maccoyii chromosome 8, fThuMac1.1, whole genome shotgun sequence and encodes:
- the pdzd11 gene encoding PDZ domain-containing protein 11, whose protein sequence is MDQKIPYDDYQLPVVFLPSYENPPAWIPPQERVHHPDYNNELTQFLPRTIVLKKPPGAQLGFNIRGGKASQLGIFISKVVPDSDAHRAGLQEGDQVLSVNEVDFQDIEHSRAVEILKTAREILMRVRFFPYNYQRQKERTVH